The Candidatus Berkiella aquae sequence AGTTTGATTGCCACTTTGTATTTGAGCAACGTGACCTTTAAATTTATTTTCGGGTTGGAGCTGCGCGCGCGATTGCTCGCATAAACGCTCAGCGAGCCAAAACCCGACATTATGACGGGTGTTGGCATATTGCTGACCGGGGTTACCCAACCCAACGATGAGTTGGATCCCCCTTGAAGCGCTATTACTTTCAGACATGATAAATCATTTTCAGTAACGCTTAACCTGCTTTGGCTTCTTTGCCTTTTGGTTCTACTTCAGTGGTTGGTGTCTCAGATTCAGTTTCATCTTCTTCTGGACGCTTGGATTTAGCAAGGCTGACAACCGGTAAATCATCTTCATGGCTATGAACAACGCTGGTTAATTCAACGCCTTTAGGAAGTTTGATTTGTGATAAATGCACAATGGTATTGAGTTCAGCATTAGATAAATCGACTTCAATAAACTCAGGCAGATCACGTGGTAAGCATTTTACTTCTAACTCAACCATATGATGGGTCCAAGTACCGCCACCCAAGGTAACGCCAGGCGCTTCATTTTCACCTAAGAAGTGTAATGGCACATGCATAATGATTGGCTTGTTCTCGCTAATGCGAAGAAAATCCATATGAAGAACACGTGATTTATAGGGGTGACGTTGAATGTCTTTTAATACAACGCGTTGTTTTTTGCCATTACTCGTTAAGGTCAAAATATGGGAATAGACCGCTTCATTTTCGAGTGCTTTGGTTACATGAAAATGATTTAGTGCAATAGATTCTGGTTTGTCATCACCACCATAAACGACGCCTAAAACAAGATTTTCGTTGCGCAGACGGCGGCTCGCACCTTTCCCATGCGCTTCACGTGGCTGATATTCGATTTCAAAAGCAAATTTTGCCATGACAGGACTCCGGTTTAAGAAAATAAATAGCTCTATCGCGACCAATAAAGCTGATTAAGTGCGCGAGTATATACCATTTTCACGCCCCAAGACAGGCATACGCTTGCCATTTTGGATTTATGAGAGCTATTGATTGTGGGGGCTTTCGCTTACCCCAGTCATGTACGAGCGTGCATGCTGGGGAATTCGCTTAAATTTAAAAGGATTTTATTTTGATGTCAGTTATAAAACTGAAAACATGGAGCTAATGGACTCTTCGTTGCTGACGCGACGAATGGCTTCAGAAAGCATGGCATCAATGCTCAGTTGGCGAATTTTACGGCAGTTTGCTGCTGCTTCGCTTAAAGTGATGGTATCGGTGACGACGAGTTCATCGATAGTTGAATTTTCAAGATTGGAAATGGCATTCCCAGATAAAACAGGGTGGGTGCAATACGCAACGACTTTGGTTGCGCCTTCTTCCTTTAATGCAGCAGCAGCCATACAAAGTGTTCCTGCTGTATCAACGATATCATCCACCAAGATACAGGTGCGGTTGGAAACATCACCGATAATGTTCATCACGCGTGCTTCATTGGGCTGTGGACGACGTTTATCGATAATGGCAAGGTGTGCATCATCAACACGTTTAGCAATAGCGCGAGCCCGCACAACACCACCAACATCGGGTGAGACGATAACCGGGTTCTCATATTTTTTCTTTAAAATATCGGCAAGCATAATGGAAGAACCATAAACGTTATCGACCGGCATGTTAAAGAAGCCTTGGATTTGGTCGGCATGTAAATCGACGGTGAGTAATCTATCAATTCCAACAGCGGCCATCATATCAGCAACCACTTTTGCAGAAATAGGCACACGAGCAGAACGAACACGTCGGTCTTGTCGTGCATAACCAAAATAGGGAACGACTGCCGTGATACGTAAGGCGCTAGCGCGTCTTAAGGCATCGGTTAATAACAGCAATTCCATGAGATGATCATTGGTTGGCGCACAGGTTGATTGAAGAATGAAAACGTCTTTACCGCGAACATTTTCTAAAATTTCAATATTAATTTCACCATCGCTGAATCGGCCCAACGTGGCATTTCCTAGGGTGACATCAAGATGTTCTGCAACACTGGTGGCAAGCTGACGATTGGCATTCCCACTAAAAATCATCATATCGGTCACGATGGAGCCCTGCTATTTCATTGGTTGGATAAATTGGCTGGGGTGCTAGGATTCGAACCTAGGTATGCGAGGATCAAAACCTCGTGCCTTACCACTTGGCGACACCCCAATTATGCTCTTTCGTATTGAAGCCTAACTCTTTTCACTGCTTCAACAGCGGGAGAGTGATTTACCCCTTGGGCAACAAAACCGGTCAGATGAGTTGGTAATGCTTGGATTACCTCATTCGCTTTTTGTTTCGTATCGAAACAAGCGAAGACACTTGCACCTGAACCACTTAGCCGGGGCTCTCCGAAGTTAGACAACCACTTCATTGCGTCATCAACTTCTGGATAACGACGGCGCACGAGTGGTTCAAAATCATTTCTTAACTCACTAAAGTTGTTTTTAAACTCTCCCTTAGCGAGGTGCTCTATTCTGAAGGCTTGCGTGTTTCTTGTCAATTCAGAATCTGCATACATTTTTGCACTGATGACTTGGCAAGGCGGAGTAATGATTGCTAACCAACTTTCACTTAAGGTGATGGGGGTGAGCTGCTCGCCAATCCCTTCTGCCAGTGAAGCAACGCCTTTGATGAAAATCGGAATGTCAGCGCCAAAGCGTAATCCCAATGCCATCAACTCATCCACAGACCAATTCAGATCCCATAATTCGTTTAAGGCTAATAGCGTTGTTGCTGCATTAGAGCTGCCACCCCCCAGGCCAGCACCTAAGGGTAATCGTTTATGAACGGTGATAGTGATGCCTTGTGCAACATTAGCCTCGGTTTGCAAAGCGTTGGCAACCCGATAAATTAAATTCGATTCATTGGTAATGCCGAGCATATTGTCAGGCTTGAGAATGATTTGCTTATCGTCATGTAAAATGAATTCAAGCTCATCGCCATAGTCTACAAATTGAAAACAAGTTTGTAACAAATGATAACCATCACTGCGCTGGCCTGTGATATGTAAAAAATGATTAACCTTAGCAGGGGAGGGTAAACGGATTGTTTTCATGTTAATTCCAGATTGTCTAACCCTGTTTGCGCTTGTCCTGCATAGCTGAATCACGCCGAAGCTTTCTTGGCTCGGCGTAGCATTCGCGAAACCGGGAGCGAAGGCGGATTAGCGAAGCAGGAAGCGGGGATTTTATCTTTACAGTTGCTTCCAATTATTAATAATCATTTTCACTTTCACTTTACCATTCGTTAACAAAATTTTGCTGGGTAATGGTGCAAACGCTGATCGATGATATTCTTGATATTCAACGTGCCAGCCTTCTTGTTCTAACGAAGCTAATAAACCTTTGTCATTAAATTGTTTGCTATTCACTTTAACATTGGTGACCGGCATACCGCGCATCCAATAACGCAAACCACTCAAAGGCACATGCCAACCCGCAACTTTATGCAATAAAGCTTCTGGGGTTCTTGCCGTTGAAACATTGCCATTGGCTTCTTTGAGTTCTACATGGTGAGGGCTACCAATAATGTAAGCACTTTTAGCACCAAAAGGACCAAAGATTTTAATTTGATAAAAATCACCTTGTTGTTGCCAGACAAAAGAAGCATTACCCCCTTTGCTACCTTGCGTCACGGCTAAGCGACCTTCAGCTTGCCATTGATTGATGGCATCTAATTGTTTCTCGTTACTTTGCCATTGTTTTTCGAGTGCTGGAGATGAAGGAACCGCTTGTGAATTTTTTTCCGGGTTTGAAGCGCAGCCTGCAAGCAACAGTAGTAAAAGCGCAAGCACGTTAAATCGATTCATTTTGTTTGATCCTTTGCAAGATATATCCAATGCACTTCTTAAAATGTGATGAGTATATAGCAGTTGCGCTTCAAAATGCGAAGCCTAATTGAAGGGTTTTCTTTTGTTAGGCAAAAAAACCGATTTTGACATTCGTGCAAACGCCCTGAATTTTTCAGAATAACATGAATATCAACATGTTTTTTTCAAACAATTGCTGTTATAGTTGCACACCTGAATTTTATTGAGGAGTGCAGTTAATGATGGGCGCCAATTACAGAAATAAAGTAAGATGTTTGACTAATATTGGTGCGTATTTATTAATAGGTATACTCTTAAGTCAGCCACTGGTGGCAGCAGTATCTTCTGTGCAAGCAAGTGATGACGTCAAAATTAGTGAGAGTGTTACCAAGTCCTTATCTGCAACGCGTTCATTTAAATTCAAGCCGTTCCAATTAATTCCCGCTGCGCAAGCGAAAGAAAAAACAAAATCCTCTTCAGTCAAAGCGCAAGATCTGCAAAACCCCGTTTCAAAAACCAGTTCATTTCAAGGCATTAATCCAAAAGTATTAAATTTGGCGCTAAAAGCACATCGCAAAGCGCATACGATGGGGATCCCACGTAAACAATTTTTAACTGTTATCGATTATTCCTTACCTTCTACGTCACGTCGTTTATGGGTGCTTGATATGACGCGCAATAAAGTGGTTTACAATGCCCACGTAGCGCATGGTTCAGCGACGGGTGATAATCATGCCAAACATTTTTCTGATGCACATGGCAGCCATAAGTCGAGTTTAGGGTTATTTTTAACCGGTTCAACCTATCAAGGTAAACATGGTACTTCTCTCACATTGCATGGTTTGGAAAAAGGTTTTAATGGCAATGCTGCAAGTCGTGCGATTGTGATGCATCCCGCAGGTTATGTGAATGAAGGCATGATTAAGAGCATGGGGCGCATTGGCCGTAGTTGGGGCTGTCCTGCGTTGAGTTATAGCGTGGCAGGTCCTATTATCCAAACGATTAAAGAAGGCTCATTAATTTTTGCTTACTATCCTGATAACAAATGGTTGAATAATTCACGCTTTTTATGAAATTTCATTCCTAATTTTTATCATCCTCGCATTTCGTCAATTTTTTGACATTGACGAAATTTATTTTAGGAGTTATAAGTTATGTAACCCATAAGACGAGGATGAATCATGGATAGAACAAAATCTTCTTTAGGCTTACTAGTCGCAACCGCATTATTAGCATCCACTGCTGCGCAAGCATGGGAAGGCAACTGGTTATTAGGTGTGTCTGCCGGTGGCGCTTGGCACAACAATGACGATGTTGGTTTTACCGTTACCGATGGAGTAACCGTTGAAAGCGGCACGTTCTCTACCGACAACGATAGCCATTTTATTTGGGGCTTTTTAGGTGGTTACCAAGCACGTTGCAATAGCTGGTTATTCGGTGCGGAACTCAACGTTGACTGGCGTGGTGATCATGATAATCATGCTTCTACTACTTCAGTTCTTTTAGGTGGCCCTGTTTCAGGTACGCTTTCACGTAGCAATGATGCTGTTTGGGGCCTAACCGCACGTATCGGTTATGAAATGTCCCGTTATTTTATGCCCTACATTCGTTTAGGTGCAGATTATGCACATAAAGACTTTGACTTCACCTTTACTGATGCTGCTGGAAATGTATTAAGTGGTGATAGCGGTAAAAGTAAATGGGGTTTTGTTGGTGGTGTTGGTCTTGAATTCCCTCTGGGCATGTTCTGCAACAATCTCTCGTTAAGAGGTGAGTGGGATTACCATAGCAGAAAGCATAACCACGATTCTGTAACTGCTGTTGCTGCTGATGGTACGACTGCTGTGTTAAATGCTGGTAATCGTCATGAACAATCAGCAAGAGCTTCATTAGTCTACAATTTCTAATTAGCTGTACGACACCCCAAATTTTGCAAAGTGCTGTAAAAGCACTTTGCATTTTTCACTTGATACCCTTCACAGATGAATCTCGGTGTTGTTGGCTTCGTGTGTGGGTATAAAAGCTGCTTTTAATTGATCGCACGCGAAATCAAACGCCTCATTAGCTAATGGTAATTTATTATAAAAACGTAAAAAACCATGAATCATGCCAGGAAAGCGTTTAGCTTTCACGACCGTTTGATGCGCTTGTAATTTTTGGCCATAGGCTTCACCTTCATCTCGTAAGGGATCGCATTCTGCGGTGATGATAGTTGCTGTGGGGAGCTGATTAAAATTGGGGTTTACTAAGGGAGATGCCAGACCATCTTGGCGGTATTTACCTGCACTGAAAACCATTTCTTCTAGATAATCAATAAAAGTGATATCTAACAAATAACCGTGTGCAAAGTCCTTTTTAGACGGATAATCATGTGAGAGATCGACCATCGGATAAATCAGGGTTTGATGACGCACAATATCTAAGCCTTCATCACGTAATAAATGGGTGAGAGAAGCGGCAATATTTCCACCGGAGCTTTCTCCCCAAATCGCAATTTTGTTTGCATCAATACCTAAAGTGTTAGCCTCAAGGTGGATCCATTTGATGGCATCCAAGCATTCGTATAAGAATTCCGGAAATTGACATAAAGGTGCAAGCCGATGGGAAATATAAAGAATTTTCATTCCAAGTTTGTTTGCAAGTAAACTACAATACTCATTGCAAGAGGCCATATGATTAATGATGTAACCCGTTGCGGATAAGAAAATAACGGCAGGGAGTGAGGTGGTATCATCGATTTGTGCCGGCGTATAACAACGTACGGATAGATCGTCTCTGATTTGAAAATCGCTGGCTGCAACAGGCGCAATCCTTAAATGGGGTAAGCGCAAAATTTCCATGATTTGTTCGGGTGTATATTGGTGGAGTTTGCCAAATCCACTGCGATAAACCATGTTCACTAAACGTTCAAGGGTGGGATCTAAAGGCATAAATCGTATCGTCCTTGGTATTTGGGGGAATATTGAGAGAGTATACCAAAACGATTAAAGATATTTTACCCCCTGACAACGCCATTGAGACGGGGCGTTGCGGATAAACTGCGGTAAGTAGCGTTGAAATCTGTTCCTTTCTACTTCCCGGTTTGTCCGAGGGATCCTGGATTCATAGAAGACGGAATTATTTTTTCATCACGCGTTTCATGGTATCGATAACATTTTCGTGCTTAGGATGTTGTTCTAGCGCTTCATTCCAGACTTGTTTAGCGCCTTCAAAATCTTTCATTTTCCACATCACTTCACCTAAGTGAGCGGCAATTTCTGCATCAGGCATGATTTTAGCCGCTTTTTTAAGGGTTTCTAAAGATTGTGGATATTTACCCATTTTATAATATAACCAACCAACGCTATCTAAAACAGAAGCGTTATTAGGTGCAATTTTTAGGGCATAAGATAAATATTTTTCTGCTTCATCATAGCGGTTGGTTTTATTCGCTAACATGAATCCTAAAGCATTTAATGCATCAACATGATTAGGTTGAATGCTCAAAATGGTTTTGAGATCGGTTTCGGCCATATCCAGCTGTTCCAATTGATCGGCCACTAAGCTTCTGGCATAGAGGAGGTCGATGTCATCATGCGCAAGCTGTAAATTGTCATTAATCAAACCTAATGATTCTTTAAAACGTTTAGATTTGTTTAATACGTCGATTTTGGCAATCAAAATTTGTTTTCTATCACTATCATCGTTAGGTTGGGTTCTAGATAAAACGGTTAATGCTTCATCATAACGTTTATTGTCAGTCAGTAAAACGCTTGCTCGAATTTGTGATAAGACATGAAATGGCCCAGTCAGCACTTGTTGAAATTGATCAATTGCTTGATTGGTGTTATTTTTCATTTCCGACACTCTGGCCAAAAAGTAATAAGAAATATCTTTACTTTCTGGGATATCACTACTTCTTTTAAGAATTTTTTCCGCTAAATCATACCAGCCTGCTTGAATACTGATTCTGGCAAATTGTAGCAATTCATCACTGGTCAATTTGGGATTACTGACAATCTGTGAAACTTGTTCTTGCGCTTCTTTTTCAAAGCCGTTATCGAGTAAGAATTGGGCATAGTATTGTTTGAGGATTGAATTATCGGGATATTCGCTGGCTTGTTTATCGATAAACTGTTTGGCAGCTTCTTTGCCGTTATTACGTAAAAGCGCTTCTGTATAAAGTTGTATCGCATTAGTCGCTTGTGGATTCATTTTAAATGCACTTTCACTGAGCGCTAACGATTTTTTGTCTTCGCCATTATAAAGATAGATTTCACCAAGTGCTAAGTAAGCGCTAGGAATGGTCTTTTCGACTTCAGTTAACTGTTGTAGCGCTTGAATAACTCGCGTATTGTCTTCCTTTTTTTGGAGTTGACGGTAAAGCAGCAGGTAATATTGCAGCGCTTCCTCTGGATTTTGCACCTCAGCTTGGCGTAAATAGGGGATTGCATTTGCAACCTGATCTAATCGTAAATATAAGGCAGCAGTGGTGATTTGGGCTTCTAAGTTTTCAGGAGCCGCTTTTGCCCAGATAACGGCAGGCTCTATGGCCACCTCTAATGAGGAAACGGTTAGTGCAATTTGGGTTGCTCTTGCTGCGACCGCTGCATCTTGGGTTTCTTTGGCAGCAGCGATATAATTTGCCAACGCAACGTCGGGATGCTCTCTATCCAAGGCCATTTCGGCAGCCATGAGTTGAAATAAGCTCTCAGCAGGGAGTTGGGTCTTAGAGGTCTTCGTCTTTTCTTGTATGATAAGAGCACTTTGCTCGGTGGCAGCCAATTGTTGTTGGGGCTGGGCACTCGCGAGGTGGAGTTCAGGGACTATAAACAGAAGCGGTAAAAAGAGTGTAGCTGCCTGCTTCATAAAGTATCCTTACTTTTATGATTTTGTAACGTGATTAACTAATTTCCTTCTTAATCACAACATCGGCAGCGAATAACAAATCGTAAGAGATAATTAATTCAGTAATTTAAGTGACCAAGCCGTGTTATTAACGTTAGGGATCAGTCATAAAACAGCACCCATTGATGTTCGGGAGAAGCTGGCGTTCACCCAGGAAAATATTCCTGGTGTGTTGGCAGCCCTTTATGGAGAGATAGCGCTTGAAGAAGTTGCTCTTCTTTCGACTTGCAATCGAACTGAGTTTTATTTCAGTACGCAAAATCAAGCGAATACTTCCTTTAGACAATTACAGTCCTGGTGGAAAAACTATTTGACACCCCAATTTGATATGACGCCTTACCTTTATATGTATACCGAAGAGCATGCGGTAAGGCATGTGATGCGTTTGGCTTGTGGTTTAGATTCGATGGTAATTGGAGAGCCACAAATTTTAGGCCAACTCAAAATAGCTTATCAAACCGCTTCGCAATCTGGTGTGGTTGGCAGAACTTTATCACGATTATTCCAAACCAGTTTTTCAGTTGCTAAAAAAATTCGTACCCAAACCGGGAT is a genomic window containing:
- the ispE gene encoding 4-(cytidine 5'-diphospho)-2-C-methyl-D-erythritol kinase, producing MKTIRLPSPAKVNHFLHITGQRSDGYHLLQTCFQFVDYGDELEFILHDDKQIILKPDNMLGITNESNLIYRVANALQTEANVAQGITITVHKRLPLGAGLGGGSSNAATTLLALNELWDLNWSVDELMALGLRFGADIPIFIKGVASLAEGIGEQLTPITLSESWLAIITPPCQVISAKMYADSELTRNTQAFRIEHLAKGEFKNNFSELRNDFEPLVRRRYPEVDDAMKWLSNFGEPRLSGSGASVFACFDTKQKANEVIQALPTHLTGFVAQGVNHSPAVEAVKRVRLQYERA
- a CDS encoding alpha/beta hydrolase fold domain-containing protein produces the protein MPLDPTLERLVNMVYRSGFGKLHQYTPEQIMEILRLPHLRIAPVAASDFQIRDDLSVRCYTPAQIDDTTSLPAVIFLSATGYIINHMASCNEYCSLLANKLGMKILYISHRLAPLCQFPEFLYECLDAIKWIHLEANTLGIDANKIAIWGESSGGNIAASLTHLLRDEGLDIVRHQTLIYPMVDLSHDYPSKKDFAHGYLLDITFIDYLEEMVFSAGKYRQDGLASPLVNPNFNQLPTATIITAECDPLRDEGEAYGQKLQAHQTVVKAKRFPGMIHGFLRFYNKLPLANEAFDFACDQLKAAFIPTHEANNTEIHL
- a CDS encoding tetratricopeptide repeat protein is translated as MKQAATLFLPLLFIVPELHLASAQPQQQLAATEQSALIIQEKTKTSKTQLPAESLFQLMAAEMALDREHPDVALANYIAAAKETQDAAVAARATQIALTVSSLEVAIEPAVIWAKAAPENLEAQITTAALYLRLDQVANAIPYLRQAEVQNPEEALQYYLLLYRQLQKKEDNTRVIQALQQLTEVEKTIPSAYLALGEIYLYNGEDKKSLALSESAFKMNPQATNAIQLYTEALLRNNGKEAAKQFIDKQASEYPDNSILKQYYAQFLLDNGFEKEAQEQVSQIVSNPKLTSDELLQFARISIQAGWYDLAEKILKRSSDIPESKDISYYFLARVSEMKNNTNQAIDQFQQVLTGPFHVLSQIRASVLLTDNKRYDEALTVLSRTQPNDDSDRKQILIAKIDVLNKSKRFKESLGLINDNLQLAHDDIDLLYARSLVADQLEQLDMAETDLKTILSIQPNHVDALNALGFMLANKTNRYDEAEKYLSYALKIAPNNASVLDSVGWLYYKMGKYPQSLETLKKAAKIMPDAEIAAHLGEVMWKMKDFEGAKQVWNEALEQHPKHENVIDTMKRVMKK
- the lolB gene encoding lipoprotein insertase outer membrane protein LolB, whose translation is MNRFNVLALLLLLLAGCASNPEKNSQAVPSSPALEKQWQSNEKQLDAINQWQAEGRLAVTQGSKGGNASFVWQQQGDFYQIKIFGPFGAKSAYIIGSPHHVELKEANGNVSTARTPEALLHKVAGWHVPLSGLRYWMRGMPVTNVKVNSKQFNDKGLLASLEQEGWHVEYQEYHRSAFAPLPSKILLTNGKVKVKMIINNWKQL
- a CDS encoding outer membrane protein, yielding MDRTKSSLGLLVATALLASTAAQAWEGNWLLGVSAGGAWHNNDDVGFTVTDGVTVESGTFSTDNDSHFIWGFLGGYQARCNSWLFGAELNVDWRGDHDNHASTTSVLLGGPVSGTLSRSNDAVWGLTARIGYEMSRYFMPYIRLGADYAHKDFDFTFTDAAGNVLSGDSGKSKWGFVGGVGLEFPLGMFCNNLSLRGEWDYHSRKHNHDSVTAVAADGTTAVLNAGNRHEQSARASLVYNF
- a CDS encoding ribose-phosphate diphosphokinase, yielding MMIFSGNANRQLATSVAEHLDVTLGNATLGRFSDGEINIEILENVRGKDVFILQSTCAPTNDHLMELLLLTDALRRASALRITAVVPYFGYARQDRRVRSARVPISAKVVADMMAAVGIDRLLTVDLHADQIQGFFNMPVDNVYGSSIMLADILKKKYENPVIVSPDVGGVVRARAIAKRVDDAHLAIIDKRRPQPNEARVMNIIGDVSNRTCILVDDIVDTAGTLCMAAAALKEEGATKVVAYCTHPVLSGNAISNLENSTIDELVVTDTITLSEAAANCRKIRQLSIDAMLSEAIRRVSNEESISSMFSVL
- a CDS encoding murein L,D-transpeptidase catalytic domain-containing protein; the encoded protein is MTNIGAYLLIGILLSQPLVAAVSSVQASDDVKISESVTKSLSATRSFKFKPFQLIPAAQAKEKTKSSSVKAQDLQNPVSKTSSFQGINPKVLNLALKAHRKAHTMGIPRKQFLTVIDYSLPSTSRRLWVLDMTRNKVVYNAHVAHGSATGDNHAKHFSDAHGSHKSSLGLFLTGSTYQGKHGTSLTLHGLEKGFNGNAASRAIVMHPAGYVNEGMIKSMGRIGRSWGCPALSYSVAGPIIQTIKEGSLIFAYYPDNKWLNNSRFL
- a CDS encoding 50S ribosomal protein L25/general stress protein Ctc, with protein sequence MAKFAFEIEYQPREAHGKGASRRLRNENLVLGVVYGGDDKPESIALNHFHVTKALENEAVYSHILTLTSNGKKQRVVLKDIQRHPYKSRVLHMDFLRISENKPIIMHVPLHFLGENEAPGVTLGGGTWTHHMVELEVKCLPRDLPEFIEVDLSNAELNTIVHLSQIKLPKGVELTSVVHSHEDDLPVVSLAKSKRPEEDETESETPTTEVEPKGKEAKAG